A DNA window from Actinomadura coerulea contains the following coding sequences:
- a CDS encoding choice-of-anchor P family protein, giving the protein MRLQALTKCAAVAGALALPFALSAAPASAAPSAAPGGAGSAVAISATGTVAVPPTSSVASAAQRPTSKSVAELPANPLVAARLLNGSAWAGHGRASVADLRVAKLGLSAHAVSAKCENGSGVSHVAGAKLGTRALEIGATPNTTVTTDLKGLGNVRVTLNKQVRGHDGNLTVTAIEVAATLAGKTQTISIASASCGKGGGGRPEQPGRPGQPSQPSQPGKPTSPSAPPGEAPAPTPVPGDLPVTG; this is encoded by the coding sequence GTGCGTTTGCAGGCACTCACCAAGTGCGCGGCCGTCGCCGGCGCGCTGGCCCTGCCGTTCGCCCTGTCCGCCGCCCCCGCCTCCGCCGCGCCGTCCGCCGCCCCCGGCGGGGCCGGCTCGGCGGTCGCCATCTCCGCCACCGGCACCGTCGCCGTCCCGCCGACCTCCTCGGTGGCGTCCGCGGCGCAGCGGCCCACCAGCAAGAGCGTGGCGGAACTGCCCGCCAACCCGCTCGTGGCGGCGCGGCTGCTGAACGGCTCCGCGTGGGCCGGGCACGGCCGCGCGTCCGTCGCCGACCTGCGGGTGGCCAAGCTCGGCCTGTCCGCGCACGCCGTCTCCGCCAAGTGCGAGAACGGCAGCGGAGTCTCCCACGTGGCGGGCGCGAAGCTGGGCACCCGGGCGCTGGAGATCGGGGCGACGCCCAACACCACCGTCACCACCGACCTGAAGGGCCTCGGCAACGTCAGGGTCACGCTGAACAAGCAGGTCCGCGGCCACGACGGGAACCTCACGGTGACCGCCATCGAGGTCGCGGCGACCCTGGCGGGCAAGACGCAGACGATCAGCATCGCGTCCGCGAGCTGCGGCAAGGGCGGAGGAGGCCGGCCGGAACAGCCGGGCCGGCCCGGTCAGCCGTCCCAGCCGTCCCAGCCGGGCAAGCCCACCTCGCCCTCGGCTCCGCCCGGTGAGGCCCCCGCCCCGACTCCGGTTCCCGGCGACCTTCCGGTGACCGGCTGA
- the sigE gene encoding RNA polymerase sigma factor SigE, with amino-acid sequence MAWTPPTWEEIVSEHSTRVFRLAYRLTGNRHDAEDLTQDVFIRVFRSLSSYSPGTFEGWLHRITTNLFLDRARRKQRIRFDSLGDDAAERLRGREPGPAQAYDERHLDHDIQKALDGLAPEYRAAVVLCDIEGLSYEEIAASLNVKLGTVRSRIHRGRAQLRTALEHRRPAECAVTSVTSDR; translated from the coding sequence ATGGCGTGGACCCCGCCGACGTGGGAGGAGATCGTCAGCGAGCACTCGACCCGGGTGTTCCGGCTGGCGTACCGGCTGACGGGCAACCGCCACGACGCCGAGGACCTCACCCAGGACGTCTTCATCCGGGTCTTCCGCTCCCTGTCCTCCTACAGTCCCGGCACGTTCGAGGGCTGGCTGCACCGGATCACGACGAACCTGTTCCTCGACCGCGCCCGCCGCAAGCAGCGCATCCGGTTCGACTCCCTCGGCGACGACGCCGCCGAGCGGCTGCGGGGCCGCGAGCCCGGCCCCGCGCAGGCCTACGACGAGCGGCACCTCGACCACGACATCCAGAAGGCGCTGGACGGCCTCGCCCCCGAGTACCGCGCCGCCGTCGTCCTGTGCGACATCGAGGGCCTGTCGTACGAGGAGATCGCCGCGTCGCTGAACGTCAAGCTCGGCACCGTCCGCTCCCGCATCCACCGGGGCCGCGCGCAGCTGCGGACCGCCCTGGAGCACCGCCGCCCCGCCGAGTGCGCAGTGACGAGCGTCACTAGTGACCGCTGA
- a CDS encoding L,D-transpeptidase family protein, translated as MSDEPPRAAGRTARTAAPALLATALLVTGCGGGHKGASAGASPAGGMEKLPEATTYTTLDDLPRDEAPSAKSDGTVVHPDDTVPVSAKPGAPAVAELPSTQLKGPTWVPVLESRPGWRRVLLPSRPNGVTGWIPDSGLKSARSSSTVKVDLGDRRLTLSRDGRQVGAWSVAVGAPKTPTPTGRTFLLASLAPEKPTFSPLVLPVGAHSATLDTFGGGPGTVAFHGWPTKSVFGKAVTHGCVRVPADALKQLAEVPLGTPVQITD; from the coding sequence GTGAGCGACGAACCACCGCGCGCCGCCGGGCGGACGGCCCGGACGGCGGCACCCGCCCTGCTGGCGACGGCCCTGCTGGTGACCGGATGCGGGGGCGGCCACAAGGGGGCGTCCGCCGGCGCGTCCCCCGCGGGCGGCATGGAGAAGCTGCCCGAGGCCACCACGTACACGACGCTGGACGACCTGCCGCGGGACGAGGCCCCGTCCGCCAAGAGCGACGGAACCGTCGTGCACCCGGACGACACGGTCCCGGTCTCGGCGAAGCCGGGCGCGCCCGCCGTGGCGGAGCTGCCGAGCACCCAGCTCAAGGGCCCCACGTGGGTGCCCGTCCTGGAGAGCCGCCCGGGCTGGCGGCGGGTGCTGCTGCCGAGCCGCCCGAACGGTGTGACCGGCTGGATCCCCGACTCCGGCCTGAAGTCCGCGCGGAGCTCCAGCACCGTCAAGGTGGACCTCGGCGACCGGAGGCTCACCCTGTCCCGGGACGGCCGCCAGGTGGGCGCCTGGTCCGTGGCGGTCGGCGCGCCGAAGACGCCGACGCCCACCGGACGGACGTTCCTGCTCGCCTCGCTCGCCCCCGAGAAGCCCACCTTCAGCCCGCTGGTCCTGCCCGTCGGCGCGCACTCGGCAACCCTCGACACCTTCGGCGGCGGTCCCGGGACGGTCGCGTTCCACGGCTGGCCGACGAAGTCGGTGTTCGGCAAGGCCGTCACCCACGGGTGCGTGCGGGTGCCCGCCGACGCGCTGAAGCAGCTTGCCGAGGTGCCGCTCGGGACGCCCGTCCAGATCACGGACTGA
- a CDS encoding alpha/beta fold hydrolase — protein MDNARVNIAFERRGEGPPLVLLHGIGHRRQGWAPVMDMLAAEREVFAVDLPGFGDSPPLPDGAPYTLDTAVSALADAFAALGLDRPHIAGNSLGGLFALEAADRGLASSATVLSPAGFFNNLEFRYGMSVLRASRLGARVPETFLTRLARSPRRRTLMFGMIYGRPDLMDVETLAGDARAMRDAPGFEPTLRAGRTTRFLGSCADVPVTIAWGTKDRLLLRSQAIRAQRRLPDARFVWLEGCGHVPMADDPALVAKVLLEGSAHPLRGARPEAAAS, from the coding sequence GTGGACAACGCGCGGGTGAACATCGCTTTCGAGCGCCGCGGCGAGGGGCCGCCCCTCGTCCTGCTGCACGGCATCGGCCACCGCCGCCAGGGGTGGGCCCCGGTCATGGACATGCTCGCCGCCGAACGCGAGGTCTTCGCGGTCGACCTGCCCGGCTTCGGCGACTCCCCGCCGCTGCCCGACGGCGCCCCCTACACGCTGGACACGGCCGTCTCCGCCCTCGCGGACGCCTTCGCCGCCCTCGGCCTGGACCGCCCGCACATCGCGGGCAACTCCCTCGGCGGCCTGTTCGCCCTCGAAGCCGCCGACCGCGGCCTCGCCAGCTCGGCGACCGTCCTGTCCCCGGCCGGCTTCTTCAACAACCTGGAGTTCCGCTACGGCATGTCGGTGCTGCGCGCGTCGCGGCTCGGCGCCCGCGTCCCCGAGACGTTCCTCACCCGGCTGGCCCGCTCCCCGCGCCGCCGCACGCTCATGTTCGGCATGATCTACGGCCGTCCCGACCTGATGGACGTCGAGACCCTCGCGGGGGACGCCCGCGCCATGCGCGACGCCCCGGGCTTCGAGCCCACCCTCCGCGCGGGCCGCACCACCCGGTTCCTCGGCTCCTGCGCCGACGTCCCCGTGACCATCGCCTGGGGCACCAAGGACCGCCTGCTCCTGCGCAGCCAGGCCATCCGCGCCCAGCGCCGCCTTCCCGACGCCCGCTTCGTCTGGCTGGAGGGCTGCGGCCACGTCCCGATGGCCGACGACCCGGCCCTCGTGGCGAAGGTCCTGCTGGAGGGCAGCGCGCATCCCCTCCGCGGCGCCCGCCCCGAAGCCGCCGCGTCCTAG
- a CDS encoding dienelactone hydrolase family protein, translating to MNTDSGRPDDPIADFSRRYVDVDGVVKTVHVAGTGPAVVVMPEMPGISPDVLRLARWVRDAGFTVHVPSLFGRDGARPTVEDGERIVRRACVSAEFRAFAGGGTSPVTAWLRGLARQAHAECGGPGVGAIGLCFTGNFALTMALEPAVIAPVVNHPSLPLDDPGGLELSEDDARAVKERVARDDLTVLAYRFDNDRWCTGQRFAAYRALLGDAFDGRVLPGGVANTDPPPFFRDVVGTPHSVVTAHLVDEDGHPTLRARDEILAYLTERLRPGSA from the coding sequence ATGAACACTGACAGCGGGCGTCCTGACGACCCGATCGCGGATTTCTCCCGCCGGTACGTGGACGTGGACGGAGTCGTGAAGACCGTCCACGTCGCGGGAACGGGGCCGGCCGTCGTGGTGATGCCGGAGATGCCCGGCATCAGTCCGGACGTCCTGCGGCTGGCGCGGTGGGTGCGGGACGCGGGCTTCACCGTCCACGTGCCGTCGCTCTTCGGCCGCGACGGCGCCCGTCCCACGGTCGAGGACGGCGAGCGGATCGTCCGCCGGGCCTGCGTGAGCGCCGAGTTCCGGGCGTTCGCCGGGGGCGGCACCAGCCCCGTCACGGCGTGGCTGCGCGGGCTCGCCCGGCAGGCCCACGCCGAGTGCGGCGGGCCGGGGGTCGGCGCGATCGGGCTCTGCTTCACCGGGAACTTCGCCCTCACCATGGCGCTGGAACCGGCCGTCATAGCGCCGGTCGTCAACCACCCGTCACTGCCCCTGGACGACCCCGGCGGGCTGGAGCTGAGCGAGGACGACGCCCGCGCGGTCAAGGAGCGCGTCGCTCGCGACGACCTGACCGTCCTCGCCTACCGCTTCGACAACGACCGGTGGTGCACCGGCCAGCGGTTCGCCGCCTACCGGGCCCTGCTCGGGGACGCCTTCGACGGCCGCGTGCTCCCGGGCGGCGTCGCGAACACCGACCCGCCGCCGTTCTTCCGCGACGTGGTCGGGACCCCCCACAGCGTCGTCACCGCGCACCTCGTGGACGAGGACGGGCACCCCACGCTCCGGGCCAGAGACGAGATCCTCGCCTACCTGACCGAGCGCCTGAGGCCCGGAAGCGCCTGA
- a CDS encoding response regulator transcription factor translates to MSGHETRVLVVEDEPTIARAVADRLAAEGFGVETAGDGPSAVERARAYEPHLIVLDVMLPGFDGLEVCRRVQAERPVPVLMLTARDDETDLLVGLGVGADDYVTKPFSMRELVARIRAVLRRVERPAMDADDGPVRVGELEVDRRARRVRRDGGEVHLTPTEFDLLACLLRNRGAVLTRAVLLEQVWDWADASGTRVVDSHVKALRRKLGQELIRTVHGVGYSLEAAP, encoded by the coding sequence GTGAGTGGACACGAGACGCGCGTCCTCGTCGTTGAGGACGAGCCGACGATCGCGCGGGCGGTGGCCGACCGGCTGGCAGCCGAGGGGTTCGGCGTCGAGACGGCCGGGGACGGGCCGTCCGCGGTCGAACGCGCCCGCGCGTACGAGCCGCACCTCATCGTGCTGGACGTGATGCTGCCCGGATTCGACGGCCTCGAGGTCTGCCGCCGGGTCCAGGCGGAACGTCCCGTGCCGGTGCTGATGCTGACGGCGCGCGACGACGAGACCGACCTGCTCGTCGGCCTCGGCGTCGGCGCCGACGACTACGTGACCAAGCCGTTCAGCATGCGCGAGCTGGTGGCGCGCATCCGCGCCGTGCTGCGCCGCGTCGAGCGGCCCGCGATGGACGCCGACGACGGGCCGGTCCGCGTCGGAGAGCTGGAGGTCGACCGGCGGGCCCGCCGGGTGCGCCGCGACGGCGGCGAGGTGCACCTCACCCCGACCGAGTTCGACCTGCTCGCGTGCCTGCTGCGCAACCGGGGCGCGGTGCTCACCCGCGCCGTCCTGCTGGAGCAGGTGTGGGACTGGGCCGACGCGTCCGGGACGCGGGTCGTCGACAGCCACGTCAAGGCGCTGCGGCGCAAGCTCGGCCAGGAGCTGATCCGTACCGTGCACGGCGTCGGCTACAGCCTGGAGGCCGCCCCGTGA
- a CDS encoding glutamate--cysteine ligase has protein sequence MGRDVASVAISGEDRRRYRDKVRRCLDVLARMLGESQFDFERPHIGLEIELNLIDSLGDPLMRNADVLKAIADPAWATELGQFNLEINIPPRELGGAGTGALETEVRDHLAHADDRAREVGGRLVMIGILPTLRRTDIGEETLSSNARYKMLNDQIFAARGEEMRIDIDGPEPLRMHTDTIIPEAACTSVQFHLQVSPDEFGAYWNAAQAIAGAQVAMGANSPFLFGHRLWHETRITLFEQATDTRPDELKTQGVRPRVWFGERWITSVFDLFEENTRYFPSLLPLCDDEDPREVLDQGGIPELGELTLHNGTIYRWNRPIYAVVKGRPHLRVENRVLPAGPSVADVVANGAFYYGVVRMLAEEDRPVWSRMSFATAEENLHRAARDGLESTLYWPGMGEVPAAELVLRKLLPLAYEGLDRWGVDPARRDRLLGIIERRCVTGQTGAAWQINTVRSLEEEHGVGRHDALRMMTRAYVEHLRDNEPVHTW, from the coding sequence ATGGGCAGGGACGTGGCTTCGGTCGCCATCAGCGGCGAGGACCGGCGGCGGTATCGCGACAAGGTGCGCAGGTGCCTCGACGTACTGGCCCGGATGCTGGGCGAGTCCCAGTTCGACTTCGAGCGCCCCCACATAGGGCTGGAGATCGAGCTCAACCTGATCGACTCGCTCGGCGACCCGCTGATGCGCAACGCGGACGTGCTCAAGGCGATCGCCGACCCGGCCTGGGCGACCGAGCTGGGCCAGTTCAACCTGGAGATCAACATCCCGCCCCGCGAGCTCGGCGGCGCGGGCACGGGAGCCCTGGAGACGGAGGTCCGCGACCATCTCGCGCACGCCGACGACCGGGCCCGCGAGGTCGGCGGCCGGCTCGTGATGATCGGCATCCTGCCGACCCTGCGGCGCACCGACATCGGCGAGGAGACCCTGTCGTCCAACGCGCGCTACAAGATGCTGAACGACCAGATCTTCGCCGCGCGCGGCGAGGAGATGCGCATCGACATCGACGGCCCCGAGCCGCTGCGCATGCACACCGACACGATCATCCCCGAGGCCGCCTGCACCAGCGTCCAGTTCCACCTCCAGGTGAGCCCCGACGAGTTCGGCGCGTACTGGAACGCGGCCCAGGCGATCGCGGGCGCGCAGGTCGCGATGGGCGCCAACTCGCCGTTCCTGTTCGGGCACCGGCTCTGGCACGAGACCCGCATCACCCTGTTCGAGCAGGCCACCGACACCCGGCCCGACGAGCTCAAGACGCAGGGCGTGCGCCCCCGCGTGTGGTTCGGCGAACGCTGGATCACCTCCGTGTTCGACCTCTTCGAGGAGAACACCCGCTACTTCCCGTCCCTGCTGCCGCTGTGCGACGACGAGGACCCCCGCGAGGTGCTGGACCAGGGCGGCATCCCCGAACTCGGCGAGCTCACCCTCCACAACGGAACGATCTACCGCTGGAACCGCCCCATCTACGCCGTCGTGAAGGGCCGCCCCCACCTGCGCGTGGAGAACCGCGTCCTGCCGGCCGGGCCGTCCGTCGCCGACGTCGTCGCCAACGGCGCCTTCTACTACGGCGTCGTCCGGATGCTGGCCGAGGAGGACCGTCCCGTCTGGTCCCGCATGTCCTTCGCCACCGCGGAGGAGAACCTGCACCGCGCCGCGCGCGACGGCCTCGAATCGACCCTCTACTGGCCCGGCATGGGCGAGGTGCCCGCCGCCGAGCTCGTCCTGCGCAAGCTGCTGCCCCTCGCCTACGAGGGCCTCGACCGCTGGGGCGTCGACCCCGCCCGCCGCGACCGCCTCCTCGGCATCATCGAGCGCCGCTGCGTCACCGGCCAGACCGGAGCCGCCTGGCAGATCAACACGGTCCGGAGCCTGGAGGAGGAGCACGGCGTCGGCCGCCACGACGCCCTGCGCATGATGACCCGCGCCTACGTCGAGCACCTGCGCGACAACGAGCCCGTCCACACCTGGTAA
- a CDS encoding GlxA family transcriptional regulator, which produces MSALRVGVLAYPGCFASEVFGVPDLLTMAGHVAGPDRAGYAVSVVSPRRRVVASGGVALAVSPLREVDVLVVPGFELHPGLDVDAKLAGLGPETAAVRSHAAAGGAVVSICVGAFLLAAAGLLDRRRATTAWLFADELARRCPGADVRPDLLVVTDAGVTTTAAFSAMYDFALELVRRHSGPAVARATARMALVDDARSSQAPYVDARLLPQPGHEFSRRVMRHLDQSLAARYDLAALADAFNVSTRTLLRRFAHETGRSPLEYLQSARVRRARHLLETTDRTVAAVAAAVGYRDPGTFAALFARHTGRRPKDYRVTFRRPVR; this is translated from the coding sequence GTGAGCGCGTTGCGGGTGGGGGTGCTGGCCTATCCGGGCTGCTTCGCGTCGGAGGTGTTCGGCGTGCCCGATCTGCTGACGATGGCCGGGCACGTCGCGGGCCCGGACCGCGCCGGCTACGCGGTGTCGGTGGTGTCGCCGCGCCGCCGCGTCGTCGCCTCGGGAGGCGTGGCGCTGGCCGTCTCCCCGCTCCGCGAGGTCGACGTCCTCGTCGTGCCGGGGTTCGAGCTCCATCCGGGCCTCGACGTGGACGCGAAGCTCGCGGGGCTGGGCCCGGAGACCGCGGCCGTCCGCTCGCACGCCGCCGCGGGAGGCGCGGTCGTCTCGATCTGCGTCGGCGCGTTCCTGCTCGCCGCGGCGGGGCTGCTCGACCGGCGCCGGGCCACGACGGCATGGCTGTTCGCGGACGAGCTGGCCCGGCGCTGCCCCGGCGCCGACGTCCGGCCCGACCTCCTGGTCGTCACCGACGCCGGGGTGACGACGACGGCGGCGTTCAGCGCCATGTACGACTTCGCCCTGGAACTGGTGCGCCGCCACAGCGGCCCCGCCGTGGCGCGGGCGACCGCGCGGATGGCGCTTGTGGACGACGCGCGCTCGTCCCAGGCCCCCTACGTCGACGCCAGGCTCCTCCCGCAGCCCGGTCACGAGTTCTCCCGCCGGGTCATGCGGCACCTGGACCAGAGCCTCGCCGCCCGGTACGACCTCGCCGCGCTGGCGGACGCGTTCAACGTCAGCACCCGGACGCTGCTGCGCCGCTTCGCGCACGAGACGGGCCGGAGCCCGCTGGAGTACCTCCAGTCGGCCCGCGTCCGGCGGGCGCGCCACCTCCTGGAGACCACGGACCGGACGGTCGCCGCCGTCGCGGCCGCGGTCGGGTACCGGGACCCCGGGACCTTCGCGGCCCTCTTCGCCAGGCACACCGGGCGGCGGCCGAAGGACTACCGCGTGACCTTCCGGCGTCCCGTCCGGTGA
- a CDS encoding HAMP domain-containing sensor histidine kinase, translated as MTAESARFARRLWARLPRPLDPLQSIKVKFGVVVVVTACVAVLIVLWGYPFGFRARQTMPVGVLLSLVVTQLLAHGMTAPLREMTAAARAMARGDYSRRVRATSRDEVGELAQAFNRMAADLAEVDRQRREFVANVSHELRTPISALRAVLENVADGVTPATPDVLETALDQTERLGRLVTQLLDLSRVEAGAAALDVTDLDIAAFVADVVAEARAGRPDAVFEPDVAPGLRAAADRDRLHQVVANLLDNAARHSPDGRPVTVTARPANPPGGLVIEVADEGPGIPPEERARVFERFSRGSASGAGTPGGGTGLGLAIANWATELHGGDITVMDTPSGCRIRVVIPPDPATRPDPW; from the coding sequence GTGACCGCCGAGAGCGCCCGCTTCGCCCGCAGGCTGTGGGCGCGGCTGCCCCGGCCGCTGGACCCGCTCCAGTCGATCAAGGTGAAGTTCGGCGTCGTGGTCGTCGTGACCGCGTGCGTCGCCGTCCTCATCGTGCTGTGGGGGTACCCGTTCGGATTCCGCGCGCGGCAGACGATGCCGGTCGGCGTGCTCCTCTCGCTGGTCGTCACCCAGCTGCTCGCCCACGGCATGACCGCGCCGCTGCGCGAGATGACCGCGGCCGCGCGGGCGATGGCGCGCGGCGACTACAGCCGCCGGGTCCGCGCCACCTCACGCGACGAGGTCGGCGAGCTGGCGCAGGCGTTCAACCGGATGGCCGCCGACCTCGCCGAGGTCGACCGGCAGCGCCGCGAGTTCGTCGCGAACGTCTCGCACGAGCTGCGCACCCCCATCAGCGCGCTCCGCGCCGTGCTGGAGAACGTCGCGGACGGCGTCACCCCCGCGACGCCGGACGTCCTGGAGACGGCCCTCGACCAGACCGAGCGGCTCGGACGCCTCGTCACCCAGCTCCTGGACCTGTCGCGGGTCGAGGCGGGCGCGGCGGCGCTCGACGTGACCGACCTCGACATCGCCGCGTTCGTCGCCGACGTCGTCGCCGAGGCGCGGGCGGGCCGCCCGGACGCGGTGTTCGAACCGGACGTCGCGCCCGGCCTGCGCGCCGCCGCCGACCGCGACCGCCTCCACCAGGTCGTCGCCAACCTGCTCGACAACGCCGCCCGGCACAGCCCGGACGGCCGCCCCGTCACGGTCACGGCGCGTCCCGCGAACCCGCCCGGCGGACTGGTCATCGAGGTGGCCGACGAGGGACCCGGCATCCCGCCCGAGGAGCGCGCCCGCGTGTTCGAGCGCTTCTCCCGCGGGTCGGCGTCCGGCGCGGGCACGCCCGGCGGCGGCACCGGGCTGGGCCTCGCCATCGCGAACTGGGCCACCGAACTGCACGGCGGCGACATCACCGTCATGGACACCCCCAGCGGCTGCCGCATCCGGGTGGTGATCCCGCCGGACCCCGCTACCCGTCCGGATCCATGGTGA
- a CDS encoding sensor histidine kinase, which produces MRMRPRSIRGRDTLVAAVIAALVLGATAIGVDVAVRSAVKAELLRRTQVDARRVSGGVRDGTLEGAIRGDSRGRVLIQVVEPGGRVTNATPAATDRPPVSRLWPPSHMRVQDFTECRGRWPGRECFVAEAIRVSTAPDSVVVYAAARQPSYLVNGLLEGMLGSGVLLLAAVAAGITWRVVGRTLGPVEAIRAQLAEISATDLSRRVPQPAGQDEIAQLARTANETLDRLERAVARQRQFASDASHELRTPIAGLRANLEDASMHPEDNDLRGVIASALRDTDRLESIVADLLLLARIGTGGSAAQEPIDLAALAGAEVRRRPSDLKIVTELSPGVVVRGVRMQLVRLLGNLLDNAERYAGSRVAVEVGRRDGLALLVVTDDGIGIAPADRERVFERFTRLDTARSRGAGGAGLGLAIAREIARAHGGTLRIEDHPSGARFALRLPLE; this is translated from the coding sequence ATGCGCATGCGCCCCCGGTCCATCCGGGGCAGGGACACGCTCGTCGCCGCCGTGATCGCCGCACTGGTGCTCGGCGCCACCGCGATCGGCGTGGACGTCGCCGTGCGCAGCGCCGTCAAGGCGGAACTGCTCCGCCGGACGCAGGTGGACGCGCGCCGCGTCAGCGGCGGAGTGCGCGACGGGACGCTGGAGGGCGCGATCCGCGGCGACTCCCGCGGCCGCGTCCTCATCCAGGTCGTCGAGCCCGGCGGACGGGTGACGAACGCCACACCCGCCGCAACGGACAGGCCGCCGGTGAGCAGACTCTGGCCGCCGAGCCACATGCGGGTCCAGGACTTCACCGAGTGCCGCGGCCGGTGGCCGGGCCGCGAGTGCTTCGTGGCCGAGGCCATCCGGGTGAGCACCGCGCCCGACTCCGTCGTCGTGTACGCGGCCGCCCGGCAGCCGTCCTACCTCGTGAACGGTCTGCTGGAGGGGATGCTCGGCTCGGGCGTGCTGCTGCTGGCCGCCGTCGCCGCGGGGATCACCTGGCGCGTCGTCGGGCGCACGCTCGGCCCCGTCGAGGCGATCCGCGCCCAGCTCGCGGAGATCAGCGCCACCGACCTCAGCCGCCGGGTGCCGCAGCCGGCGGGCCAGGACGAGATCGCGCAGCTGGCCCGCACCGCCAACGAGACGCTGGACCGGCTGGAGCGGGCCGTCGCGCGGCAGCGGCAGTTCGCCTCCGACGCCTCGCACGAGCTGCGCACCCCCATCGCCGGGCTCCGGGCCAACCTGGAGGACGCCTCCATGCACCCGGAGGACAACGACCTGCGGGGCGTGATCGCGTCGGCGCTGCGCGACACCGACCGGCTGGAGTCGATCGTCGCCGACCTGCTGCTGCTCGCCCGCATCGGCACCGGCGGGAGCGCGGCGCAGGAGCCGATCGACCTGGCCGCGCTCGCCGGCGCCGAGGTCCGGCGCCGCCCGTCCGATCTGAAGATCGTCACCGAGCTGTCCCCCGGCGTCGTGGTGCGCGGGGTGCGGATGCAGCTCGTCCGGCTGCTGGGCAACCTTCTCGACAACGCCGAGCGCTACGCCGGCTCGCGGGTCGCGGTGGAGGTGGGGAGGCGGGACGGCCTGGCGCTGCTCGTCGTCACCGACGACGGAATCGGCATCGCGCCCGCCGACAGGGAGCGCGTCTTCGAGCGCTTCACCCGCCTGGACACCGCGCGCAGCCGCGGCGCGGGCGGCGCCGGCCTCGGCCTCGCGATCGCCCGCGAGATCGCCCGCGCGCACGGTGGGACGCTGAGGATCGAGGACCACCCCTCCGGCGCACGCTTCGCCCTGCGTCTCCCCCTGGAATAG
- a CDS encoding YceI family protein, translating to MSIAAVAPELTVGTWNIDPAHSEVTFVIRHLMTKVRGTFTDFAGSVQIAEELSESTATAEIKVASIDTRNADRDAHVRTSDVLDVENHPVMTFSTKGVRAQDGEYLLDGELTIKEVTRPITLTVEYNGVGEDPWGGTRAGFSAETTINRKDWGIEFNVPLKGDKALLGDKVDIQLEIQAVRA from the coding sequence ATGAGCATCGCCGCCGTCGCCCCCGAGCTGACCGTCGGAACCTGGAACATCGACCCCGCCCACTCCGAGGTCACCTTCGTGATCCGGCACCTGATGACCAAGGTGCGCGGCACGTTCACCGACTTCGCCGGGTCCGTGCAGATCGCCGAGGAGCTGTCGGAGTCCACCGCCACGGCGGAGATCAAGGTCGCCTCGATCGACACCCGCAACGCCGACCGCGACGCCCACGTGCGGACCTCGGACGTCCTCGACGTGGAGAACCACCCGGTCATGACGTTCTCGACCAAGGGCGTCCGCGCGCAGGACGGCGAGTACCTGCTGGACGGCGAGCTGACGATCAAGGAGGTCACCCGCCCGATCACCCTCACGGTCGAGTACAACGGCGTCGGCGAGGACCCCTGGGGCGGCACCCGCGCCGGGTTCTCCGCCGAGACCACGATCAACCGCAAGGACTGGGGCATCGAGTTCAACGTGCCCCTGAAGGGCGACAAGGCCCTCCTCGGCGACAAGGTCGACATCCAGCTGGAGATCCAGGCCGTCCGCGCCTGA
- a CDS encoding NUDIX domain-containing protein codes for MSGEERPAVRQVASRVVYENAWMVVREDEVERLDGSRGIYGVIDKPDFVLVIPVEGDGFHLVEEYRYPIGRRTWSFPQGSAPGRREADPEELARRELAEETGLRAGTLRRLGYLNCSHGMSGQGFTIFVASDLEAGEADREPEEQDMRQKWVSREEFRALVRDGRITDDSTLAAYALLTMDPDG; via the coding sequence ATGAGCGGCGAGGAGCGGCCCGCCGTGCGCCAGGTCGCGTCGCGGGTCGTCTACGAGAACGCGTGGATGGTCGTCCGGGAGGACGAGGTCGAGCGGCTGGACGGCTCGCGCGGCATCTACGGAGTGATCGACAAGCCCGACTTCGTGCTGGTCATCCCGGTGGAGGGGGACGGGTTCCACCTCGTCGAGGAGTACCGGTACCCCATCGGCCGGCGCACGTGGAGCTTCCCGCAGGGTTCGGCGCCCGGCCGGCGCGAGGCCGACCCGGAGGAGCTCGCCCGGCGGGAGCTCGCCGAGGAGACCGGGCTGCGCGCCGGGACGCTGCGGCGCCTCGGGTACCTGAACTGCTCGCACGGGATGAGCGGCCAGGGCTTCACGATCTTCGTCGCGTCCGACCTGGAGGCCGGGGAGGCCGACCGGGAGCCCGAGGAGCAGGACATGCGGCAGAAATGGGTGTCGCGGGAGGAGTTCAGGGCGCTCGTCCGGGACGGCCGCATCACCGACGACTCGACCCTCGCCGCGTACGCCCTGCTCACCATGGATCCGGACGGGTAG